In Maridesulfovibrio sp., a single genomic region encodes these proteins:
- a CDS encoding zinc ribbon domain-containing protein, translated as MPIYEYQCHECQQIFEEWQTSFEDKELECPVCGGKATKVLSHSSFVLKGGGWYSSGYCKTDSAAGKTGNSSPAGSGSGTSAKSESSTKSSDTTAS; from the coding sequence ATGCCTATTTATGAATACCAGTGCCACGAATGTCAGCAGATATTCGAAGAGTGGCAGACGAGCTTTGAAGACAAGGAACTGGAGTGTCCCGTCTGCGGGGGAAAGGCCACCAAGGTGCTTTCACATTCCTCTTTTGTTCTCAAAGGCGGTGGGTGGTATTCTTCCGGATACTGCAAAACCGATTCCGCTGCCGGTAAAACCGGGAATTCCAGTCCGGCAGGCAGCGGCTCCGGAACATCCGCTAAGTCGGAATCCTCAACCAAGAGTTCCGACACTACAGCAAGTTAG